A window of Bacteroidota bacterium genomic DNA:
CAATGCTTTTCAGAACATTTGTATAGTTCAGCAATGGTTCACCCATTCCCATGTAAACAATGTTCGACAATGGAATACCATAATTCTTTTCTGACTGCTCGCGGATGATAGCGACTTGATCGTAGATCTCATCTGCAGTAAGGTTTCTAAGTCGTTCCAGTTTTCCTGTAGCGCAAAATTTACACGTCAGACTGCAGCCTACTTGCGAAGAAACACATGCAGTCATGCGAGTCTCAGTTGGGATCAAGACACCTTCAACGATGTTTCCATCGTACAATTTAAAAGCGTTCTTGATGGTCCGGTCACGACTGACCTGAAAGGTGTCGATCGATACTGCATTCAGTACAAAATTGGCTTCCAGCTTTTCACGTAATGCCTGCGAAAGATTGGTCATTTCCGCAAAACTTCGGGCACTTTTTTTCCACAACCACTCCCAGACCTGTTTCGCACGAAACGGCTTTTCAGCGTTGGTTATGAACCAGTTAGTAATCTCTTCCTGACTTAAATGACGGATGTTTTGCATTGGGAGGCGAAGATACGATTCTTTAAGTTCTAATATAGTTCAAAGTTCAAGGTTCAAAGTTCAAAGTTGGCTCCGTAGTTGACTACGAAGTAAACCTTGAACTTTGAACTTTGAACCTTGAACTTTGGACCTTGAACTTTGGACCTTGAACTTGTTTTCAACATTCCTACCTTTACAAAATGAACTTCCTCCAATCCACCCTAGTCTTCCCCATCAGTTCTCCGCCGATTGAAAATGGAATCGTAGTCGTCGATGATTCGGGAGTGATCATTGAGGTGATCGACCCGATGACTACGGGTGAATTACCTTCTGGGATCAGGAAGTATGAAGGGTTTATTTGTCCGGGGTTTGTGAATATGCATTGTCATCTGGAACTTTCACATTTGAAAGGGAAATTTGCGGAGAAGACCGGACTGGTTGGTTTTATTGATCAGATGCGTTTAAGACGTGGTGGAGAATTTATTCACGAATCTATTCTCAAAGCCGATCAGGAAATGCTCGCAAACGGTATAGTTGCTGTCGCTGATATTTCCAATTCTCCAGATACGATTGACATAAAAAAGATCTCGCAACTCTACTATCATACATTTGTGGAGGTCTTTGATGTGAATCCGGGAAGGGCGGAAAAAGTTTTTGAAGAAGGATTAATGCTAGCGCAAAAATTTTCTGATGTTGAATTGTCTGCATCAATTGCACCACATGCACCTTATACGGTTTCATCAAAATTACTTTCCCTGCTTTCCAAATCGTATTTTAATAAGGCACAGTTATCGACAATACATAATCAGGAAACAGAGGATGAAGACTCCATGTTTCATAGTCAGAGCGGTGATATTTTTGATTTTCTTATCGGACTAAATCCTGCGAATGCAGATTCAATTCATAAAACAGATTCATCACTTGAATATATTCTGGATCATCTGCATCATTTTGAAAAATTACTTTTGGTTCATAATACATTTACAAAAGACAAGCATATCAAAGAAGCGCAGGAGTTTTCTGACGATATTTATTGGTGCTTTTGTCCGAATGCAAATCAATACATAGAAAACACTTTACCCGATATTGAACTATTCAGAAAGAACAATTGCAGAATCACCATCGGGACTGATAGTTATGCGAGTAACAGATCTCTTTCAATTCTGGAAGAGCTGAAAACCATCTCAACTCATTTTCCAAAAATTCCGCTTCATGAAATGCTGAAGTGGGCAACTTTAAATGGAGCGGCTTTTCTAGGTAAGGATAATGTTTTTGGTTCACTGGAGCGGGGAAAAAGGCCGGGGATTGTGTTAATTGAAAATGTTGATTTGAAATCGGGTACATTGCAAGGCAATTCCGTCGCTAAACGTATCTGAAAATTTGAATTTTAATTTGATGAATTTTTCAATAAAATTGTTAAAAATGTGAGATAGAAAGGCTGTGTTTTCGATAATTTTTCATCTTTGCTGAAACAAAAATTCAGGTTTCAAATTGAAATTGATACCTGGCTGCGAAGAAACCAGAATAAAATATCACTCATAGCAATTCGTTAGTGTAAGAATAGGGGATTCATTACATCAAAAATCAGGGTGATTACACCAAATTTTAACGTTTTTTATCCGAAAAAACGAATAATTTGGTAACGTTTATAGTAATATTCATGTATAAATTTCTGATATTTACGGCAACTGCGCCGTATATTGACGGAAAGAAATTGATTTGTGCCTGATACGGGTTATCTTATCATAATCCTCAGGTATTAAATGCATATGAGAAAATCGCTGATCTTATTTTTTGCTTTCATCCTTCAGGCATCCTTAAACGGATTTGCTGCTGCAGATCCCGTTGAAAGCGCTCCCGGTGGCGATTCTATTGCTCCAATCGACTATTCTGGTTTATCCGGACAATTCCCGCTTGTAAAAGACAGCAACCTTTGGGTCAATGAAGGGGAAGTTAAGGCCGGACTTTTATATGATGTTGAAAATAACAAGATCGTATGGGAGAAAAATCTGAATACCGTTTTCCCGATTGCTTCCCTCACAAAAATGATGGGCGCTCTTTTGACAATTGAAGACATCAACTCAGGAAAATATCGCTGGGATGATACAGTTAAATGGACCCGTACTTCTGTGGTCGGAAGAAGAAAACATCGCAGAACAGTTTACTCCTCTGCCAGCTACTCATTGCGTGATGTATTTAAGGCTTCAATGATCGCTTCTAATAATGAATGCGCGGAACAATTAGCAAAATATATCGGTGATGGAAATCTGCCGGCTACTATTGAAAGAATGAATCAACGTGCCAGGGAACTGGGAATGTTGTCTACGTTCTATGGAAATCCTACCGGATTGCCCTCTCCAAACTGGATGGGCGACAATTCATCTACACCAACTGATCTGTTAAAACTGACCATCGAAATGCTGAAGTATCCGGAAATTCTGGATATTGCAAAGATGGGATATGCTACAATTGAAAATGGAAAGTCAACGTCTGTGATCAGAAATCACAATCGTCTGACGATCGATTTTTCAGGTGAAGTGGATGGATTAAAAACAGGTTATACAAAACGCGCAG
This region includes:
- a CDS encoding amidohydrolase family protein, with protein sequence MNFLQSTLVFPISSPPIENGIVVVDDSGVIIEVIDPMTTGELPSGIRKYEGFICPGFVNMHCHLELSHLKGKFAEKTGLVGFIDQMRLRRGGEFIHESILKADQEMLANGIVAVADISNSPDTIDIKKISQLYYHTFVEVFDVNPGRAEKVFEEGLMLAQKFSDVELSASIAPHAPYTVSSKLLSLLSKSYFNKAQLSTIHNQETEDEDSMFHSQSGDIFDFLIGLNPANADSIHKTDSSLEYILDHLHHFEKLLLVHNTFTKDKHIKEAQEFSDDIYWCFCPNANQYIENTLPDIELFRKNNCRITIGTDSYASNRSLSILEELKTISTHFPKIPLHEMLKWATLNGAAFLGKDNVFGSLERGKRPGIVLIENVDLKSGTLQGNSVAKRI
- a CDS encoding LysM peptidoglycan-binding domain-containing protein; its protein translation is MRKSLILFFAFILQASLNGFAAADPVESAPGGDSIAPIDYSGLSGQFPLVKDSNLWVNEGEVKAGLLYDVENNKIVWEKNLNTVFPIASLTKMMGALLTIEDINSGKYRWDDTVKWTRTSVVGRRKHRRTVYSSASYSLRDVFKASMIASNNECAEQLAKYIGDGNLPATIERMNQRARELGMLSTFYGNPTGLPSPNWMGDNSSTPTDLLKLTIEMLKYPEILDIAKMGYATIENGKSTSVIRNHNRLTIDFSGEVDGLKTGYTKRAGFCLVATTAKCDHRLVSIVLGSRGPQIRNEVVRDMINHYYTSIGLDPLGPYCPNPLLPNPNLAKNNQPGAGEYVTVTEKVKKVHVVKSGESLSVIAGKYRCSTAQLKSWNKGKVKGTTVYKGQKLYVYSNVNKKVFVAKIANGSEEEDDKPIETEQNSTTAKIDSGAVIQEATVSEVAVSKNESLKTGDKADKVAKSDKTTVVKVVSKPLIEKPKYIYHTVAPGDTLFNIAQRYQGVSVAELKTLNNIHNIRSLKPGMKLKVKVRA